The following coding sequences are from one Paenibacillus tundrae window:
- a CDS encoding DUF1266 domain-containing protein has product MHSLLDARQQWTLAAGAILLEANRLEFATGYDIDMLEGKREGITEMLDRAWSIRDEESFQRQVESFRENRGHGADFDQDRALLSVMNYQEQENYIRGIIDEKRSAQFKIIQVYDSRLNTAGVSAWDWGRAISITRMAMQIGYMAEDAAWAFMHEMAQRIQRAYSSWAEYALAYIIGRQYWSEEFNEDEALAHFELIEPLLERTDSPWNLVRWEEESVALPVNLEREG; this is encoded by the coding sequence ATGCATTCTTTGCTTGATGCAAGACAACAGTGGACATTGGCAGCAGGAGCCATCTTACTTGAGGCAAATCGTTTGGAATTTGCTACAGGATACGATATTGATATGTTGGAGGGGAAAAGGGAAGGGATCACGGAGATGCTTGATCGGGCATGGAGTATTCGGGATGAAGAATCATTTCAAAGGCAAGTGGAAAGTTTCCGCGAGAACAGAGGGCACGGCGCTGACTTTGATCAAGATCGAGCATTGCTGTCTGTCATGAATTACCAGGAACAAGAGAATTATATTCGTGGCATCATCGATGAGAAGCGGTCGGCTCAGTTTAAGATTATCCAAGTTTATGATAGTCGCCTGAACACGGCAGGAGTCAGTGCGTGGGATTGGGGAAGAGCGATATCCATTACTCGGATGGCGATGCAGATTGGTTATATGGCCGAGGACGCCGCATGGGCGTTTATGCATGAAATGGCACAGCGGATTCAACGGGCGTATTCAAGTTGGGCAGAATATGCATTAGCATATATTATTGGCCGTCAATATTGGTCAGAGGAGTTCAATGAAGATGAGGCATTGGCGCATTTCGAGCTAATCGAACCTTTGTTGGAACGAACAGACAGTCCTTGGAATTTGGTGCGTTGGGAAGAGGAGAGTGTTGCTCTACCAGTTAATTTAGAAAGAGAGGGGTGA
- a CDS encoding zinc-dependent alcohol dehydrogenase gives MRAVTFQGIKDIQVKQVEDPRLEQKDDIIVRITSTAICGSDLHIYQGALPAQKDYVIGHEPMGIVEEVGPEVTKVKKGDRVVLPFNVSCGECFYCNHDMESQCDNSNGNPEIHTGGYLGFTDRYGNYPGGQAELLRVPYGNFMPFVIPESCELEDEALLFLSDVLPTAYWSVENAGVKPGDTVTVLGSGPIGLMTQKFAWMKGAKRVIAVDRLPYRLDKAKRMNDAEVYNFEEYDDMGEYIREITQGGTDVVIDCVGMDGKKSTLEEIGQKLKLHGGSLGAIEIGMKAVRKFGTLHLTGVYGSSYNMFPLGNLFERNINIKMGQAPVIHYMPELFRKITAGEFDPTEIISHRIALENASEAYRIFNDHEDECTKVILKP, from the coding sequence ATGAGAGCTGTTACGTTTCAAGGTATTAAGGATATTCAGGTAAAGCAGGTTGAAGATCCACGTTTGGAACAAAAGGATGACATTATCGTTCGCATTACCTCCACCGCCATATGTGGGTCTGATCTTCATATCTATCAGGGAGCCCTTCCTGCTCAGAAAGATTACGTTATTGGTCATGAACCGATGGGGATCGTGGAAGAGGTTGGTCCCGAAGTAACGAAGGTAAAAAAAGGAGATCGCGTCGTTTTGCCTTTTAACGTCTCCTGCGGAGAGTGCTTCTACTGTAACCACGACATGGAGAGTCAATGCGATAATTCCAATGGAAATCCTGAAATTCATACCGGTGGTTATCTCGGTTTTACCGATCGTTATGGTAACTATCCCGGAGGGCAGGCAGAACTCCTGCGTGTACCTTATGGGAATTTCATGCCATTCGTCATTCCTGAATCATGTGAACTGGAGGATGAGGCACTACTGTTCTTATCTGATGTGCTCCCTACGGCATACTGGAGTGTAGAGAACGCTGGCGTCAAACCCGGGGATACCGTTACAGTGCTAGGAAGTGGCCCCATCGGACTCATGACACAGAAATTTGCTTGGATGAAGGGTGCTAAGCGAGTGATCGCTGTGGATCGTCTTCCCTACCGACTGGACAAGGCCAAACGCATGAATGATGCAGAAGTGTACAATTTCGAGGAGTACGATGATATGGGCGAGTACATCCGTGAAATCACGCAGGGAGGTACTGACGTTGTTATTGACTGTGTGGGTATGGACGGCAAAAAATCGACACTTGAGGAAATTGGGCAGAAGCTCAAACTTCATGGCGGTTCCCTCGGAGCCATTGAGATTGGCATGAAGGCCGTGCGGAAATTCGGTACACTTCATCTTACCGGCGTCTACGGTTCCTCCTACAACATGTTCCCTCTCGGGAATCTGTTCGAACGAAACATTAATATTAAAATGGGACAAGCTCCTGTTATTCACTATATGCCAGAATTGTTCCGCAAAATTACGGCTGGGGAATTCGATCCAACGGAAATCATCTCCCACCGCATTGCACTAGAAAATGCCAGCGAAGCCTATAGAATCTTCAACGATCATGAAGACGAGTGTACCAAAGTCATCTTAAAACCGTAA
- a CDS encoding LysR family transcriptional regulator — translation MTLQQLKYVIEVATRGSMNEAAKRLFISQPSLSNAIRDLEQELRITIFERTNKGISLSKEGVEFLSYARQVVEQAELLENRYLNAKPSPQHFSVSTQHYAFAVNAFVHLVQQYGQEEYELALRETKTYEIIQDVKSLRSEIGILYLNEFNSKVINKLLKDAGLVFTSLFTAKPHIFISVQNPLAKQASVAIEQLQDYPYLSFDQGEYNSFHFSEEILSTLSHPKSIQVNDRATLFNLLIGLNGYTISTGVLSADLNGNEIIPVPLECEETINVGWISHKSTSLSNLGVAYVQALHEAIGS, via the coding sequence TTGACACTACAACAATTAAAATATGTGATTGAGGTTGCCACACGTGGCTCCATGAATGAAGCGGCCAAGCGGTTGTTTATTTCCCAGCCGAGTCTGTCGAATGCGATCCGTGACTTGGAACAGGAACTGCGAATTACGATCTTTGAACGAACTAATAAGGGCATCTCTCTATCTAAAGAAGGCGTCGAATTTCTAAGTTATGCTCGCCAAGTTGTGGAGCAGGCGGAATTGCTGGAGAATCGTTACCTCAATGCGAAGCCCTCTCCGCAGCATTTTTCTGTATCCACTCAGCATTATGCATTCGCAGTGAACGCTTTCGTTCATCTGGTTCAGCAGTATGGTCAGGAAGAGTATGAGCTTGCGCTACGAGAAACGAAGACGTATGAGATCATTCAGGACGTCAAAAGTCTTCGCAGTGAAATTGGCATTCTCTATTTGAATGAGTTCAATTCGAAGGTCATTAATAAACTGTTGAAAGATGCAGGTCTCGTATTTACGAGCCTGTTTACGGCGAAACCTCATATCTTCATCAGTGTGCAGAACCCACTTGCGAAGCAAGCTTCTGTTGCGATTGAACAGCTTCAGGATTATCCTTACCTGTCATTCGACCAAGGTGAGTACAATTCGTTTCATTTTTCTGAAGAAATTCTAAGCACGTTATCTCATCCCAAAAGCATACAAGTCAATGACCGTGCGACGTTGTTCAATCTGCTCATTGGCTTGAATGGATATACGATCTCAACGGGTGTGCTTAGTGCGGACTTAAACGGCAATGAGATTATTCCGGTTCCGTTAGAATGCGAAGAGACGATCAATGTAGGTTGGATTAGTCACAAAAGCACATCGTTATCTAATCTAGGCGTTGCATATGTACAAGCATTACACGAAGCCATTGGATCATAA
- a CDS encoding spermidine synthase, with product MRVLYRNKSEQHELKVYDTKHLYEEQGHFRVLEFSNEAVQGAMDLSCPERIVLEYPRAMVHLMERNVSNYESVYIIGHGIGTLPTYLSEKQVKVAELDEEVLEISRTFFNYGGDDVSVGDGRELLQQEPSSAYDYIVVDAFTAEGTPKQLISIPFFKIVKEKLRADGMVMLNVFGRAGNDQLVNAIHTTLCELFDYTRSFALPVETEDEQQNRILVASDQPIAFQTKHMAGFVEQELGEGYVIQD from the coding sequence GTGAGAGTTTTGTATCGCAATAAAAGTGAACAGCATGAGCTGAAGGTCTATGACACGAAGCATTTATATGAAGAGCAAGGACATTTTCGCGTATTGGAGTTTTCTAATGAAGCTGTTCAGGGGGCAATGGATCTGAGCTGCCCTGAACGAATCGTATTGGAATATCCGAGAGCCATGGTACATCTCATGGAACGGAATGTGTCTAACTATGAATCTGTATATATTATTGGACATGGGATTGGTACGTTACCTACATATTTGTCGGAGAAGCAGGTAAAGGTAGCAGAGCTTGATGAAGAAGTGTTAGAGATCAGTCGGACATTCTTTAATTATGGGGGAGATGATGTAAGTGTAGGTGATGGACGTGAATTATTGCAGCAGGAACCTTCTAGCGCATACGATTATATCGTTGTTGATGCATTTACAGCTGAGGGAACTCCCAAACAGCTCATTTCAATCCCTTTTTTCAAGATTGTGAAGGAGAAGTTAAGAGCAGATGGTATGGTCATGCTGAATGTATTTGGCCGGGCAGGCAATGATCAGCTCGTGAATGCAATTCATACGACGTTATGTGAGTTATTTGACTATACACGCTCATTTGCATTGCCTGTTGAGACGGAGGACGAGCAGCAGAACAGAATTCTTGTAGCTAGTGATCAGCCGATTGCCTTTCAGACCAAACATATGGCGGGATTTGTTGAACAGGAGCTAGGGGAAGGATATGTGATTCAAGATTAG
- a CDS encoding class I SAM-dependent methyltransferase, which produces MSNEIKGQVQKQFASNAYKYVTSARHAKGEDLAWLVASSEVNASMNVLDIATGGGHVANALAPLVSRVTALDLTEEMLQVAQQFIRGNGHTNVDFVAGDAEQLPFPDNTFDRVTSRIAAHHFPDVTAFVKESLRVLKPGGKLLLIDNVAPESDVYDRFYNDIEKWRDPSHGRAWRKSEWISILEKAGFRIDAMVTFEKPFQFTDWCERAALPAEAMRELEVSMLHAEDQIHKYFKLETSEDGNLLSFEGESVYIQARKPL; this is translated from the coding sequence ATGTCTAATGAGATTAAAGGACAGGTTCAAAAGCAATTTGCTAGTAATGCGTACAAATATGTCACGAGTGCTCGGCATGCCAAAGGTGAGGATCTAGCATGGCTGGTTGCATCCTCCGAAGTGAACGCTTCGATGAACGTACTTGATATTGCTACAGGTGGAGGGCATGTTGCGAACGCGTTGGCACCGCTTGTGAGCCGAGTAACTGCATTAGATCTAACTGAGGAAATGTTGCAGGTAGCACAGCAATTTATCCGCGGGAACGGACACACCAATGTTGATTTTGTAGCAGGCGATGCAGAGCAGCTTCCCTTCCCGGACAATACCTTTGATCGCGTGACCTCTCGGATTGCTGCACATCATTTTCCAGACGTTACAGCTTTCGTTAAAGAATCACTACGGGTCTTGAAGCCAGGCGGCAAGTTGCTTCTCATTGATAACGTTGCACCTGAAAGCGATGTGTATGACCGTTTTTATAATGATATTGAGAAATGGCGTGATCCAAGTCACGGTCGTGCATGGCGTAAATCTGAATGGATCTCAATACTCGAAAAGGCAGGCTTCCGGATCGACGCTATGGTGACTTTTGAGAAGCCTTTCCAGTTTACGGATTGGTGTGAGCGTGCTGCATTGCCAGCAGAGGCGATGAGAGAGTTGGAAGTGAGCATGTTACATGCTGAAGATCAGATTCATAAGTACTTTAAGCTTGAAACATCAGAGGATGGGAACCTGTTAAGCTTCGAGGGAGAAAGTGTGTACATTCAGGCTCGTAAACCTCTGTAG
- a CDS encoding sensor domain-containing diguanylate cyclase — MTAQNKAATLKSKIRNVKKISLTVLLGGLVTIAVLMTLTIIFISFYTSQKQSLIDNTLASNYSSATQMSQTLDSLFQSMQSSLDYAAHSFSDADYTDTARIGGTLDLIRGSSNYFNSLTLVDKTGLVRGVSPMGGRLGLHISSTAAKNALHSRTPYISEPYVTPISQRRIVFLSQPIFGSNQTFEGYVSGSIYLQEGNILSHSFGSQLKSSNGSYFFIVDAKGTLLFHPDTERIGENVSNNTVVHKLLNDQQGKERYKNLSGLDSLAGYTKVPTTGWGVVVVSPTKIVFDQLSHHIRMLLIYTSVPFVVLTLIVIRVARKLASPFVILADLVNRVDQGKVDLPVMKPHWNREADLLTQAVLGALASFRKQTDQLTYDARTDVLTGMTNRRTFEEVIQHWIDEEIPFSLIVIDIDRFKSINDTYGHHTGDIVLKHIAELIRQAVRPQDVCSRFGGEEFVVLLRQTKSSTAYQVAEYIRSSVENSAMPIDRTVTISAGIAEYPIHSAAAMELFHLADTALYQAKEEGRNRTITIQSVEK; from the coding sequence ATGACCGCACAGAACAAAGCAGCAACATTAAAAAGCAAAATAAGAAACGTGAAGAAAATTAGTCTTACCGTCTTATTGGGCGGTCTTGTTACCATCGCTGTTTTAATGACTTTGACCATCATCTTTATATCTTTTTATACATCTCAGAAGCAGTCATTAATCGATAACACACTGGCTAGCAATTATTCGAGTGCTACACAGATGAGTCAGACGCTTGATTCATTGTTTCAATCCATGCAGAGTAGCTTGGATTATGCAGCACACTCGTTCTCGGATGCGGACTATACAGACACTGCTAGAATTGGAGGAACGTTGGACCTGATTCGCGGTAGCAGTAACTACTTTAACTCTTTGACGCTTGTGGATAAAACGGGACTTGTCCGAGGTGTCTCGCCAATGGGGGGCAGACTGGGACTTCATATCAGCTCTACGGCAGCTAAGAATGCACTACACTCCAGAACGCCTTATATTTCGGAGCCTTATGTTACGCCGATTAGTCAGCGCAGAATCGTATTTCTGAGTCAACCGATTTTTGGTTCGAATCAAACCTTTGAGGGATATGTCAGTGGGAGTATTTATTTGCAAGAGGGTAATATTCTAAGTCATTCTTTTGGAAGTCAGTTGAAATCCAGTAACGGTTCCTATTTCTTCATCGTGGACGCGAAGGGCACACTGTTATTTCACCCCGATACGGAGCGGATTGGCGAGAATGTCAGCAATAATACGGTTGTACATAAATTGTTAAATGATCAACAAGGGAAAGAAAGATACAAGAATCTATCCGGTCTCGATTCACTTGCAGGGTATACTAAAGTTCCAACTACCGGCTGGGGAGTCGTGGTAGTTTCACCAACCAAGATTGTATTCGACCAGCTTAGTCATCATATTCGCATGTTGCTGATCTATACATCAGTCCCTTTTGTGGTGTTGACTCTAATTGTCATTCGTGTTGCTCGTAAACTAGCCAGTCCTTTCGTCATTCTTGCAGATTTGGTTAACCGGGTGGATCAAGGCAAGGTAGACTTACCTGTGATGAAGCCACACTGGAATCGTGAGGCAGACCTTCTTACACAAGCCGTGCTCGGTGCGCTTGCGAGCTTTCGCAAGCAGACGGATCAGCTAACGTATGATGCTAGAACGGATGTACTGACAGGTATGACGAATCGCAGAACGTTTGAAGAAGTTATTCAGCATTGGATCGATGAGGAGATTCCTTTTTCTCTTATCGTTATCGATATAGATCGATTCAAGTCCATTAACGATACGTATGGACATCATACAGGAGACATTGTGTTGAAACATATTGCTGAACTGATTCGACAGGCCGTACGACCTCAGGATGTATGTTCCCGCTTTGGAGGAGAAGAGTTCGTCGTACTGCTGCGTCAGACCAAATCAAGTACTGCCTACCAAGTGGCCGAATATATTCGTTCCAGTGTAGAGAATAGTGCAATGCCTATCGATCGAACGGTTACAATATCGGCAGGTATAGCGGAATATCCTATTCATTCAGCGGCAGCGATGGAGTTATTTCATTTAGCAGATACGGCTCTGTATCAGGCCAAAGAAGAAGGGCGCAATCGGACAATCACCATTCAATCGGTAGAGAAATAA
- a CDS encoding oxalate decarboxylase family bicupin, whose protein sequence is MSKGTQKHGKPFIVPQPIRKDGAGGPDRGPRDVMRDLQNPDMLVPPSTDNGLLPNLRMSFSDTHMQLNHGGWSREITVRDLPIATTLAGVNMSLTPGGVRELHWHQQSEWAYMILGTARITSVDQNGRNFIADVGPGDLWFFPKGVPHSIQGLDEGCEFLLVFDDGAFSDLNTLSISDWFAHTPKDVLSLNFGVSEAAFEGMPAEQVYIFQDQVPGSLASQEVQSPYGTVPLSFKHRLLAQTPIITPGGSVRIVDSSNFPISTTVAAALVEIKPGGMRELHWHPNADEWQYYLTGQGRMTVFGGNGIARTFDYRAGDVGYVPVAMGHYIQNTGKDTLWFLEIFRSDRFEDISLNQWMALTPRELVRDNLNASAELLNALRKQKWPVV, encoded by the coding sequence ATGAGCAAAGGAACACAAAAGCATGGTAAACCATTCATTGTACCCCAGCCGATACGCAAAGATGGTGCAGGCGGGCCAGATCGTGGGCCGCGTGATGTGATGAGAGATCTGCAAAATCCGGATATGCTCGTACCTCCATCCACAGATAACGGATTGTTGCCCAATCTGAGAATGTCCTTCTCTGATACACATATGCAATTGAATCATGGCGGATGGTCACGCGAGATCACGGTTCGGGATCTTCCTATTGCAACGACGCTTGCAGGCGTTAATATGAGCCTCACCCCTGGAGGTGTAAGGGAGCTCCACTGGCATCAACAATCGGAGTGGGCTTATATGATTCTAGGTACCGCACGAATTACCTCCGTTGATCAGAACGGTCGCAACTTTATCGCTGATGTTGGTCCAGGGGATCTATGGTTTTTCCCCAAGGGTGTGCCTCATTCCATTCAAGGACTAGACGAAGGCTGTGAATTTTTACTCGTCTTCGATGATGGAGCCTTCTCAGATCTCAACACACTATCCATTTCCGATTGGTTTGCACACACACCGAAGGACGTATTGTCTCTGAATTTCGGTGTATCTGAAGCCGCATTTGAAGGCATGCCGGCAGAGCAGGTGTATATTTTTCAAGATCAGGTTCCTGGTTCCCTCGCAAGTCAGGAAGTACAGTCACCCTACGGAACCGTTCCTCTGTCCTTCAAGCATCGTTTGTTAGCTCAGACACCGATCATCACTCCTGGAGGAAGTGTGCGAATTGTAGATTCGAGTAACTTCCCCATCTCCACAACGGTAGCAGCCGCACTGGTTGAGATTAAGCCTGGAGGCATGCGTGAACTTCATTGGCACCCCAATGCAGATGAATGGCAATATTATTTGACTGGGCAAGGGCGAATGACTGTTTTTGGAGGCAATGGTATTGCGCGTACATTTGACTATCGGGCTGGGGATGTAGGGTATGTTCCTGTAGCCATGGGGCATTATATCCAGAACACGGGTAAGGACACACTATGGTTTTTGGAGATTTTCAGAAGCGATCGTTTCGAAGATATTTCACTTAATCAATGGATGGCATTAACCCCACGGGAGCTGGTTCGGGATAATCTGAACGCTTCTGCTGAATTGCTCAATGCTTTACGTAAACAGAAATGGCCTGTGGTCTAA
- a CDS encoding Gfo/Idh/MocA family protein, protein MNPIKLCFIGAGFHASTNIYPSAIEAGAIIQGIATRSLERSQAALLRFGSIGQAYDNVHLMLEHEDCDGVVVVAQPQDQVTLAMECIRAGKNVYVDKPLGWNAAEAKMISDAAEQAGVVLMVGFMKRYAPVYLKLKELIDGGTLGKVRSFQLRFAVDSTPFCKDEEQFIKLAAIHMVDLMRFLFGDMVKVTGTTVRDGEHINQSISFVFEQGIVGSAYFAGMSAWSRESEHILVTFDNGFASADEITKLTIHSSQTFDNLPWKSLAEQDIVYTPSASPMSGTHRDLYLRGFVGEMVHFTECCHDHSLPHSSGQDNIKTMALCDAILSALV, encoded by the coding sequence TTGAATCCAATAAAGCTTTGTTTTATCGGTGCAGGATTTCATGCATCTACCAATATCTATCCTTCCGCTATTGAAGCTGGAGCCATCATCCAAGGTATTGCTACCCGTAGTCTGGAGCGCTCCCAAGCCGCTCTTCTTCGCTTCGGCAGCATAGGACAGGCTTATGACAATGTACACCTTATGCTTGAGCATGAGGACTGTGACGGGGTCGTTGTCGTGGCACAGCCCCAGGATCAAGTTACTCTGGCGATGGAATGTATCCGCGCAGGCAAAAACGTCTATGTGGACAAACCACTGGGATGGAATGCAGCAGAAGCCAAGATGATATCTGACGCAGCCGAGCAAGCTGGAGTGGTGCTCATGGTTGGGTTTATGAAACGGTATGCTCCCGTGTATCTGAAATTAAAAGAATTAATCGATGGCGGGACACTGGGGAAAGTCCGGTCATTTCAGTTGAGGTTCGCTGTCGATAGCACTCCCTTCTGCAAAGATGAAGAACAGTTCATCAAGCTCGCCGCCATTCATATGGTGGATCTGATGCGCTTCCTCTTCGGCGATATGGTGAAGGTTACGGGTACGACAGTTAGGGATGGCGAGCACATCAATCAGAGTATTTCCTTCGTGTTTGAGCAAGGCATCGTCGGCAGCGCGTATTTTGCAGGTATGAGTGCTTGGTCACGTGAGAGTGAACACATACTAGTGACATTCGACAACGGATTTGCGTCAGCAGATGAGATAACTAAACTTACGATTCATTCCTCTCAGACCTTTGATAATCTACCTTGGAAATCTCTAGCGGAGCAGGATATCGTGTACACACCTTCTGCTTCCCCCATGTCTGGAACTCATCGAGACCTTTATCTAAGAGGGTTCGTCGGGGAAATGGTACACTTTACGGAATGTTGCCACGATCATTCTTTGCCACATTCTAGTGGTCAAGATAATATTAAAACCATGGCATTATGTGACGCGATCCTTTCGGCACTCGTATGA
- a CDS encoding winged helix-turn-helix transcriptional regulator: protein MKQNSANLCPKPYGCSVEVTLSVIGGKWKGAILYHLFSGSLRFNELRKLFPDITQRMLTLQLRELENSGIVHREVYPQVPPKVEYSLTPFGETLRPIIYSMRDWGEQYTNEVIAKSQQAE from the coding sequence ATGAAACAGAATTCCGCTAACCTTTGTCCCAAGCCATATGGTTGTTCTGTAGAAGTCACACTTAGTGTCATTGGGGGAAAGTGGAAAGGCGCTATTTTATATCACCTGTTCTCAGGTTCTTTGCGATTCAATGAGTTACGTAAGTTATTCCCTGATATCACACAGCGGATGCTCACTTTGCAGTTAAGAGAGCTTGAAAATAGCGGTATCGTACACCGAGAGGTGTATCCTCAGGTTCCACCTAAAGTGGAATACTCGTTAACTCCCTTTGGTGAAACGTTAAGGCCGATCATTTACAGCATGCGAGACTGGGGAGAACAATATACTAACGAAGTTATCGCCAAATCACAGCAAGCGGAATAA